The DNA region GAAGGAGCTCTACGACAAGCCCACCGTGATCTCGCAGTGGGTGGACGACAAGGGCGTCCAGAACAAGGTCACCACCAAGGACCTGCTCGACATCGCCATGTCGCTGGAGGGCCTGAACCGCCAGGCCGGCCTGCACGCGGCCGGCGTGGTGATCGCGGACAAGCCGCTGTGGGAGTACGTGCCGGCGTACAAGGACGACAAGTCCGAGATGCTGGTGTCGCAGTTCGCGAAGGAGGAGGTCGAGGCCGCCGGCCTGGTGAAGTTCGACTTCCTCGGGCTGAAGACGCTCACCGTCATCGACGACGCCCTGCGGATGGTGAAGCGGAACCACCCGGAGATGAAGGACTTCGCCGCGAGCGACATCCCCATCGACGATCCGGCCGTCTACGAGCTCATCAGCCGCGGCGACACCGGCGGCGTGTTCCAGATGGAGTCCTCCGGCTTCACCGAGATGGTGGTGAAGATGAAGCCGTCGCGCTTCGAGGACGTCATCGCCGCCGGCGCGCTCTACCGGCCCGGCCCCCTCGACCAGAAGCTCGAGGACGGCCGCACCATGGTGGACGTCTACATCGACCGCAAGCACGGCCGCGAGAAGGTGCAGTACCCGCACCCCAGCCTGGAGAAGGTCCTCGAGCCGACCTACGGCGTGATCGTCTACCAGGAGCAGGTGATGCAGATCTCGCAGGTCCTGGCGGGCTACTCGCTGGGACAGGCCGACCTGCTCCGCCGCGCCATGGGGAAGAAGAAGGCCGAGGTCATGGCCAAGGAGCGGGTCGGCTTCCTCGCCGGCGCGGTCGCGAACGGCGTGGACGACAAGGTCGCCGGCGGCATCTTCGACCTCATGGAGAAGTTCGCGGCGTACGGCTTCAACAAGTCGCACTCCGCCGCCTACGGCCTGCTCACCGTCCAGACCGCCTGGCTGAAGGCGCACTACCCGGTGGAGTTCATGGCCGCGCTCATCTCGAGCGAGGCCTCCAACACCGACAAGGTGGTGCTCCACATCTCCGAGGCGCGCGCCAGCCAGCTCGAGGTGCTCCCGCCGGACGTGAACGAGTCCGACGCCGCCTTCGGCGCGTTCCCGCCCGGCGCCGAGTCGCCGAAGGGCTCGCGTGGCCGCATCCGGTTCGGCCTGGGCGCGGTGCGCGGCGTGGGCGACTCGGCGGTGCAGGCCATCGTCGAGGCGCGCGCGTCGGGGCCGTTCAAGTCGCTGTTCGACCTCGCCGGGCGGGTGGACTCGAAGAAGATCAACAAGAAGGTGCTCGAGGCGCTGGTGAAGTCCGGCGCGCTCGACTTCGAGGGCGTGCCGCGCTGGCAGCTCTACTTCGGCATCGACGCCGCCATCGCCGCCGGCGCGTCGGCGCAGGCCGACCGCGCCAGCGGCCAGGCCTCGCTGTTCGGCGCGCTCACGCCGTCCGCGGCGACCGAGGCGAAGCCGCGCTACCCGAGGCCCGGCGACGCGGTGGGCGAGGTGAACGTGGAGGAGTGGCCCGAGCGCGTCCGGCTCGCGTTCGAGAAGGAGGCGCTCGGCTTCTACCTCACCGGCCACCCGCTGATGGGCTACGAGCGTGAGGTCCGCCGCTACGCCTCCTCCACCTGCGCCGCGGTCGCGCACAAGCGCCACGGCGACAAGGTCACCGTGGTCGGCGTGGTCGCGTCGCTGCGCGAGCGCATGAACAAGGAGAAGGGCACGCGCTTCGGCTTCCTCACGCTCGAGGACCTCACCGGCACCACCGAGGTCATCTGCTGGGCCTCGCGCCCGGCGCAGAACGGCCGCCCCGCGCAGAAGGGCTGGTCGGACTGGGAGCACTTCGTGAAGGGCGACGAGCCGGTGCTGGTGCACGGCGAGGTGCGGATCAACAACCGCGAGGAGGAG from Anaeromyxobacter dehalogenans 2CP-C includes:
- the dnaE gene encoding DNA polymerase III subunit alpha yields the protein MPDFVHLHLHTLYSLLDGAIRIKDLLKTVKAKGMSSVAVTDHGNLFGAVDFYKKAKEAGVKPILGMEAYVAGDKGRTDRSERIGRHLILLAKNAEGWANLRYLSSKAFTEGFYYDPRIDKQLLRDHSKGLVGLTACLAGEVPRLARQGDMDGARRVAREYRDIFEPGSFFLEVQSNGMREQLDVNAKLAQLGRDEGIPLVGTADAHYVSRQEAKAHEVLMCIASNKTFQDPKRLRHDTDGLFVAGPDEMAAALPDFREALDNTLRIAEMCNVELPLGKTFLPSFTLPEGMSEDDYIVKLAREGLDRRFREIDGKYPHDRDLYRQRLEMELGVIKKMGFPGYFLIVQDFINWAKEHHIPVGPGRGSGAGSIVAWSLRITDLDPLRWNLLFERFLNPERVSMPDFDVDFCQNRRDEVIQYVRGKYGQDNVGQIITFGSLKARSVIRDVVRVMGLPFAEGDRIAKLVPDPVQGKTPPLKELVFGSDKMPAEPRLKELYDKPTVISQWVDDKGVQNKVTTKDLLDIAMSLEGLNRQAGLHAAGVVIADKPLWEYVPAYKDDKSEMLVSQFAKEEVEAAGLVKFDFLGLKTLTVIDDALRMVKRNHPEMKDFAASDIPIDDPAVYELISRGDTGGVFQMESSGFTEMVVKMKPSRFEDVIAAGALYRPGPLDQKLEDGRTMVDVYIDRKHGREKVQYPHPSLEKVLEPTYGVIVYQEQVMQISQVLAGYSLGQADLLRRAMGKKKAEVMAKERVGFLAGAVANGVDDKVAGGIFDLMEKFAAYGFNKSHSAAYGLLTVQTAWLKAHYPVEFMAALISSEASNTDKVVLHISEARASQLEVLPPDVNESDAAFGAFPPGAESPKGSRGRIRFGLGAVRGVGDSAVQAIVEARASGPFKSLFDLAGRVDSKKINKKVLEALVKSGALDFEGVPRWQLYFGIDAAIAAGASAQADRASGQASLFGALTPSAATEAKPRYPRPGDAVGEVNVEEWPERVRLAFEKEALGFYLTGHPLMGYEREVRRYASSTCAAVAHKRHGDKVTVVGVVASLRERMNKEKGTRFGFLTLEDLTGTTEVICWASRPAQNGRPAQKGWSDWEHFVKGDEPVLVHGEVRINNREEENPRAEITALDIEPLAAVRNQKTSEIALRIDADRLTAARAGDLRALLGRFSGSCPVTVRAVIPEQTETTIAVPLKVQPADELLESARRLGFEVELR